The sequence AACAATACAAATCACGCGTACATGGAAGGCCATCATGTAATTCCGCTGAGCCATCAAAAGCAATTCAAGTACAGCCTTGATATTTATGCCAACGTCATCTGCCTTTGTCCAATCTGCCACAGGCTTCTTCATTATGGAAGAATGAGTGACAGAGAAAAGATATTAGATCAGATTTATGGAGAGAGAAGTGAACGCTTGGCAAAGAGCGGCCTGGATATCAGCAGGAAAGATTTCTTCGATTTGGCAGAGAGCAGATAAATAAGGAGTTTCAAAATAGTTCACGAAAATAGAAATGTAATAGTGATCCCTTATTCCCTGCTATAATGAGAATAAATAAGTCTTTCGGAGATATCGAGTGCTTTTATTGGGGGGGGGAACGGCATCGGGAGTGATAGAGATGGCAGCTCATGGAAAAACAATACAATTATTTCTAATGGATGGCGAAGCGACGGGGCGGATTAAATGTACGCTGGCAAACTGGACGGGCATCGCCTACAAGATTCCAAGAATCATGCTTGAGCAGTGCAAAGACCGCAAGGATCTCAAGCAGAGCGGCGTCTATTTCTTGTTTGGAGACTCAGAGAAAGAAGATAAAGAAAAGGCGGTTTACGTTGGCCAGGCGATAGTACGAAAAAACGGGGAGGGACTTCTCAATCGCTTGCAGGAACATCGGCGTAATCCGGACGAAGATTACTGGAATGAAGCTGTCGCTATTACCACTTCAAACAATATACTGGGAGCAACAGAAATCAGCTATCTTGAGCATCGATTCTGTGAACTTGCCACCAAGGCAAAGCGGTATGAAGTGATCAATAAAGATGATCCCAATATCGGCAATCCTACCGAAGAAAAAGAAAGCGAAATGGAAGAATTTATCGATTACGCCAAAATCGTTATGGGTGCATTAGGGTATAAATTATTCGAACCTTACGATAAACAGGAAAATGAACAGGAAGATCCAGAACCAAAACCAGATGAAGAACCGTTGCTGTATTTGGACAGGAAGATTACGGATGTAGGGGAAGTACATGCGGTCGGCAGGCAGACGAATGAAGGCTTTGTCGTTTTACAGGGAAGTCATATTTCGTGTGTATATGATGATACAATCCCTAAATCACTTAAGAAAATCAAAGACGAAACGGTTCTTGATGAGGGAGGAAATTTGAAGGAGGACCATCTATTCAGCAGTCCTTCTTACGCCGCTATGTTCGTTATTGGTAAAAGTGCAGATGGACTGCTAAGTTGGAAGAACGAAGATAAAGTTACACTTAAGGATCTCGAGGAAAAAGCATCGGAAGAAACAACAGAGTAATAAAAGAATAATAAAAAGAAAGAGCAGCATCTCAGAAAATCAAGATGCTGCTCTTTTTGCGTGTGGTTGTACGGTTTACACTTCTTCATCTTTCTCCAGCATTCTCATGAAACTCTCATCTATTACTCATTACTCCCTGGTATAATTAGATCTAGGAAAGATTTTTACGGTTTTCTGGGAAGGTCTGGTGGTTTGATGTTGAAGCAGGGGTTGTATGAGCAGCTGATCAATCAGAAGCTCAAAGAGGAGATTCGCTCGGCGGAGGCGGCGGAGCGGCAGCGGGTGGAGACCGGGGCTGTGGATGCTGCTGAGTCGGCGCGGGTTCTGGCGGAGTATGTGGCAAGGCTTCTTGAGAAGCGGCTGACGGCTGTGGCAGAGGAGTCCGGGAAGGATGAGGCAGAAGAAGAGCAGGTCCGTCTGATCAATCAGATGCTCAGCACACTCGGCAGTGAAAGCGGGAAGGATCTACTTCCGCTCACGCAGGAGCGCAGGGTGGATCAGCTCTTGTCGGTCGTGAATACGAAGAATTCCGCGTTCGCGTTCCAGGAGCATGGGAGTTTCTCGCGTCCGGGCACGTCTTTGGCGCAGAGTTCGCTCTTTACGGGTTCGGATCATGAACCGCCGATGTTTGTGGAGCTCGCGAAGGAAATTGAGTCCGCTGACAGGATCGATCTTCTTGTTTCCTTTGTGAAATGGAGCGGGATTCGTCTTATTCTCGAACCTTTGAAGAAGTTCACTGAGCGGGGTCATCTTCGCATCATTACGACGTCCTACATGGGCGCGACAGATGTGAAGGCAATCGAGGAGCTCGCCAAGCTCAGCAATACGGAAATCAAAGTTTCCTATGATACAGCGAGGACACGTCTCCATGCGAAGTCCTACATGTTCTACCGCGAGAGCGGTTTCTCGACGGCGTATATCGGCTCGTCGAATCTTTCCCGTGCGGCCATTTCGAGCGGCCTGGAGTGGAATGTGAAGATTACTTCTCAGGACCAGCCGTCCACGATGGCGAAGATGGAAGCGACGTTTGAAAGCTACTGGAACTCCAGCGAGTTTGAAACGTACCAGGAAGGCGACAGCAAGAAACTGCAGGAGGCCATTTACAGGGAAAGATATAAGGATGATCCGAATTTCAATAACTTCGGCACGAATCCTTACATCATGGAAATCCAGCCGTACCCGTACCAGCAGGCGATCCTCGACAAACTCGCAGCGGAAAGGGAAATCCATCATCGCTATAAGAATCTCGTTGTCGCAGCAACAGGGACGGGAAAGACCGTCGTCGCTGCGCTCGACTATCGTCGTTTCTGCCAGAAGTTCGGCCATGAGAGAAAGCCCAGACTTCTTTTCGTTGCGCACAGGGAAGAGCTGCTGCAGCAGAGCCTTGCGACCTTCCGCAGCGTCATGAGAGATCCGACCTTCGGCAGCCTTCTCGTCGGACGTGAGAATCATCCGGAAACTATCGACCAGCTCTTCGTTTCCATCCAGAGTTTCCAGTCCAAAGATTTCACGAAACATGTCCCGGACAAGAATTACTATGATTTCATCATCATCGACGAATTCCACCATGCGGCTGCGCCTTCTTACCAGTCACTCCTCAGCTACTATGAGCCGAAGATTCTTCTAGGCATGACGGCAACTCCGGAACGAATGGATGGAAAGAGCGTCCTGCCGTACTTTGACGGACGCATTGCCGTAGAAATCCGCCTGCCCGATGCCATCGACAGGAAACTCCTCTGTCCCTTCCAGTATTTCGGCGTCGACGACACGACCGACCTCAGCCAGATTCGCTGGACGAGAGGCGGCTACGATGCCTCCGAGCTTTCCAACGTCTACTCCATGGAACAGTACGGCGCGAGGAAAAGAGCCGAATGGGTCCTCGAAGAAACGGATCGTTACGTGACCGACTGGAACGATGTCACCGGCCTTGGATTCTGCGTTTCCAAAGCCCATGCCAAGTTCATGTCCGACTATTTCAACGACCATGACGTGCCATCCATGTACTTGACGAGCGATACATCCTATGCAGACAGGAAATCTGCCGAGCAGAAACTCGTCTCCGGTCAGGTGAAATTCATCTTCGTCGTCGACCTTTACAACGAAGGCGTCGACATCAAATCCGTCAACACCATCCTTTTCCTGAGACCGACCGAATCCCTGACCATTTTCCTCCAGCAGCTCGGACGCGGACTGCGTCTCTCTGAAGGGAAAGAATGCCTCACCGTCCTTGACTTCATAGGACAGGCCAATAAGAAATACGACTTTGAATCAAAATTCACTGCCCTTCTGAATAAAACTCACGGAAGTCTGGCGGATGAAATCAAGAAAGGCTTCGTTTCTGTTCCACGCGGCTGCTATATTCATCTCGAGAAAAAGGCAGCCAAAAACATCCTAAGAAATATCAACGCATCTCTTGGTGCACAGGGCAGACTCATCCAGAGAATCAGCACCTTTGAAGAAGATAGCGGAAGACCGCTCACCCTGGACAATTTCCTTTCCTACTACAGCATGGATATCAAGGACCTCTACACCGATAGAGAAACGAAAGGGACCAATGCTGCCGGCTTCTACCGCCTTTGCGTGAAGGCGGACAAGCGGGAGGACTTTGAAGAACCGCTCGAGGAAACCATTACCAAAGCGATGGGCAAAATCTGTGCCATCGACTCCCGGAGATGGATCCAGACCATCCTTTCAGAATTCATGCCGGGCACCGTCAGTGATGCAACGGAAGAAGAAAGACGCCTCATGCTCGAAATGTTCCAGTACACCGTATGGCCGACAAACAGCACGAAAGATCCTCACGATTACAGCGACCTGGAAGGTGACATGGCCTCTATCCGGGAAAATCCCGTCATGTGCCAGGAAATTTGCGATATTCTGCAATACAACCTCGATCACCTTGACTTCGTCGATGAAAACGTCGATCTTGGCTTCACCTGTCCGCTCGATCTCCATTGTCACTACACCAAGGACCAGATTCTCGTCGCACTCGGCCATCCAGAAAGAGCGAAATCCATGCGTCAGGGCGTTCTCTACTTGAAAGACAGAAACCTCGACTTTTTCATCAATACACTGAACAAAGCGGATAAAGACTATTCCCCGACGACCATGTACGCCGACTACTCCATCAATGAGCACCTCTTCCACTGGCAGAGCCAGAGTACCACATCCGAAGCATCCAATACGGGACAGCGCTATATCCACCATAAGGAAATGGGATCCCAAATTCTCCTCTTTGTCAGAGAATACAATAAAGACCAGACCGGTACTGCGCCTTTCGTCTACCTCGGCAAGGCCGAATACGTGAGCCACCAAGGCAGCAGTCCTATGAATATCATCTGGCACCTCGAACGTCCCATCCCGGCCAAATTCATTCGCCAGACAGGAAAGCTTCTGGCACAGTAAGGAGGCTCTATGAAAACGATCAGAGTCGTAGCGGCCGTCATTACTGATGACCTCGACCATCCTACTAAAATTCTCGCCACGGAAAGAGGATACGGAGAATTCAAAGGCCAGTGGGAATTCCCCGGAGGGAAAATAGAAAAAGGCGAAACACCTGAAGAAGCTATCCGTCGGGAAATCCAGGAAGAGCTCGAAGTAGAAATAGAAGTCGGTCCCCTCCTTGGCACCATCGAATATGACTATCCAAACTTCCACCTCAGCATGGACACCTTCCTTGCCAAAGTCAGGGAAGGGACCATTGTTCTCAAAGAAGCGGAAGCTGCAAAATGGCTGACTAAGAGCAGTCTGGATACCGTTGGTTGGCTTCCTGCTGACCAGACCATCATCAAAAAGATACACGAAATCATGGAATAGAGGGAAAGCCACGCGGTTTCCATATTTTCCTCTGTTTCCCCCACCCATTATGCTACAATCAAACTAAGGGAAGGTCTTCGGCCGTGCGGAACGGCTCTTGCTGCTTACTTTTCGAGTACGGGGAGAAAAGGAGGATTTTCTATGACACTTGTCAGCCAGCTGAGTTTCAGAGACATGTATCACCGGGTTTGTTTCCTTGCTATGAATGATGATCTGGCGGAGTTACTTGAGGCTGCGAAGATTGGCGCCGATGGGGCCGATGGTGCTTTGGGATATGGCTATATTGATAACGAAGCAGGCTTCACTTTCGAAATCCTCGCTTCTGCGAAGAGGGAAGGAGACAGGTTCATTCCTCTTCCGAATGACGGGACGATTTCCCTGAAGGTCCGCAGGGGCAGTGCCGCTCATTGGAATATCGTTCTTCATCCCGATGTCGATACGACGCCGTTTGAAGAAACGATCCGGTTCATCAACGAAGGCTATTTCAAAAATGAAGGTCTTGAATTCTTCCGCGGAATGGACGTCATAGACGAACTCCGCCATCCCGATTTCCCCGACGACCTCCGCGTCCTCTTCATGAAGGAGGGCCAGGAAGGCGTCGAAATATGCTGGGTACGAAGCATGGACGTGGCAGAAGACCATGTCATCGGAAAACTCCTGAACGAGCCTTACAAAGACTTCGGTGTCCACGAAGGCGATACCATTCCCTTCGGCATCGTCAAAGACGGCGAAGACTATGTCTGCGTATATATAGGAGAAGAATAAATAGAAATTGAAAAGGAGCTGTGACAAAATGTGCAATCATTTCGTCACAGCTCCTTTTTGCTTGGGTGTACCTTTCGTTTTTCTTTCTGTGTTATCATAGGTTTTAAAGCATTATTTCTAGTCATTAT is a genomic window of Veillonellaceae bacterium containing:
- a CDS encoding DUF3427 domain-containing protein, coding for MLKQGLYEQLINQKLKEEIRSAEAAERQRVETGAVDAAESARVLAEYVARLLEKRLTAVAEESGKDEAEEEQVRLINQMLSTLGSESGKDLLPLTQERRVDQLLSVVNTKNSAFAFQEHGSFSRPGTSLAQSSLFTGSDHEPPMFVELAKEIESADRIDLLVSFVKWSGIRLILEPLKKFTERGHLRIITTSYMGATDVKAIEELAKLSNTEIKVSYDTARTRLHAKSYMFYRESGFSTAYIGSSNLSRAAISSGLEWNVKITSQDQPSTMAKMEATFESYWNSSEFETYQEGDSKKLQEAIYRERYKDDPNFNNFGTNPYIMEIQPYPYQQAILDKLAAEREIHHRYKNLVVAATGTGKTVVAALDYRRFCQKFGHERKPRLLFVAHREELLQQSLATFRSVMRDPTFGSLLVGRENHPETIDQLFVSIQSFQSKDFTKHVPDKNYYDFIIIDEFHHAAAPSYQSLLSYYEPKILLGMTATPERMDGKSVLPYFDGRIAVEIRLPDAIDRKLLCPFQYFGVDDTTDLSQIRWTRGGYDASELSNVYSMEQYGARKRAEWVLEETDRYVTDWNDVTGLGFCVSKAHAKFMSDYFNDHDVPSMYLTSDTSYADRKSAEQKLVSGQVKFIFVVDLYNEGVDIKSVNTILFLRPTESLTIFLQQLGRGLRLSEGKECLTVLDFIGQANKKYDFESKFTALLNKTHGSLADEIKKGFVSVPRGCYIHLEKKAAKNILRNINASLGAQGRLIQRISTFEEDSGRPLTLDNFLSYYSMDIKDLYTDRETKGTNAAGFYRLCVKADKREDFEEPLEETITKAMGKICAIDSRRWIQTILSEFMPGTVSDATEEERRLMLEMFQYTVWPTNSTKDPHDYSDLEGDMASIRENPVMCQEICDILQYNLDHLDFVDENVDLGFTCPLDLHCHYTKDQILVALGHPERAKSMRQGVLYLKDRNLDFFINTLNKADKDYSPTTMYADYSINEHLFHWQSQSTTSEASNTGQRYIHHKEMGSQILLFVREYNKDQTGTAPFVYLGKAEYVSHQGSSPMNIIWHLERPIPAKFIRQTGKLLAQ
- a CDS encoding GIY-YIG nuclease family protein — encoded protein: MAAHGKTIQLFLMDGEATGRIKCTLANWTGIAYKIPRIMLEQCKDRKDLKQSGVYFLFGDSEKEDKEKAVYVGQAIVRKNGEGLLNRLQEHRRNPDEDYWNEAVAITTSNNILGATEISYLEHRFCELATKAKRYEVINKDDPNIGNPTEEKESEMEEFIDYAKIVMGALGYKLFEPYDKQENEQEDPEPKPDEEPLLYLDRKITDVGEVHAVGRQTNEGFVVLQGSHISCVYDDTIPKSLKKIKDETVLDEGGNLKEDHLFSSPSYAAMFVIGKSADGLLSWKNEDKVTLKDLEEKASEETTE
- a CDS encoding (deoxy)nucleoside triphosphate pyrophosphohydrolase yields the protein MKTIRVVAAVITDDLDHPTKILATERGYGEFKGQWEFPGGKIEKGETPEEAIRREIQEELEVEIEVGPLLGTIEYDYPNFHLSMDTFLAKVREGTIVLKEAEAAKWLTKSSLDTVGWLPADQTIIKKIHEIME